The window ATATGGAGGAGTTATTAAAAATTTTCAGAGTCTGTAGCAACATTTAAACAGGAACCATTTAAAGCATCAAGACATGTTTCAAcatagttaggagttagttgaactccggctgGAGAGTGTCTTTGTTGTAGTAGGATTTAGATGCGAAATTTTTTGAGTACGGTAGTAGTTTGATTCCGAAacaaaactttaattcttgaaggAATATATTTTAAAGTTCAGTACGGTTGATGTTGGAGTCAAAATATATTAAATGTAGGTATAGAATGTCCATGTGACTGTTACATGCTGCTTGGTCTTGACGGCAAGTCTTGCCGCCGCTTCCGATATTTCACTGATGTcgttcggacccctcaagtaccctgagataccctttctcccgcactatgagaggggtagaggtgctgcacgccgcagatggGAGGCGAAGTTTAAGCCTCCCGCGGAGTTGATGGAAGGGCCGCCGCACAACAGCCCGTGCCGTGAGATGGACTCCAGCGCGCCGTACTCAAATAGCCATCACGGGAGTggggtgggcccgtaccccacctcagtgggaGTACGGCGCCGAGCAGTTTCCGGGCACTGAAATATTAAAATTTCTGCGGCAGAAAGATGTTGTTGGAGACAACTTATTTAGTGGGTACGGTATAGACGCTGAGGCTGAGGGGTTAGCGGCGCGACTTTGTTTCTTcaagccactggtgtgtttgagcaggagacgggagcatggtaatgggcTAGGTgggcaggatagcagtttaactgacaggggaggtgtacaatgaatatttacatacaaagaacataattcaaagggcagaaggcctaaaaaatgaaaccaaaaatataacctttacccCGTTGCAGCCAAACTTTCAAGACTAAGTTATTAGACATTACACAGGCTTTATCTGCGAAagatgtaccctaaagatcctctcggtggttggattactcactaacaaagtgaccggcgtaagaaaatctaaaattatgcacggcccatgaaatctgggggcaagcttgcccgcgggaacaaaattcttgaccataacttggtctcctacctttaaattggtgggcctccgtccacgatcatatctttccctaaccttttcatgagaaattttaagattggccttggccttcttccaaagatctttaatgttatcaggatctattgtctcaggtagaatatcactaagagaccaaaggttagaaagcggcgtgttgggaacaaacttgaacttcaaagaagctggagtaaatttatgagattcatgaaccgccgaattcaaagcaaaagctagccaatgcagggacgtgtcccacgtagaatgatcttcatgatgatatgcaatcagcgccgacctcagattacgattgacacgttcagccagagatggttgagtatagtaagcagaagttgttacatgtgagatagatagatcaaaacagaatttacgaaagagattagaggtaaaggctttagcattatcagacacaatatattgacacggaccaaacgaagcaaaaatggaatttaaacaagaaatagtggactgagcggtagccagcttagtcggaaataaccaggaaattcttgtgaaaccgtctacacacacaaaaatgaatttgttggcgttcccctttgactgggggaagggtcctacgtagtcgatataaagacgttccatggggcgcgacgcctgatgagaagacaagagccctttcttagtggacatggagggtttactaagccaacaagttttacaagcttttactaattcacggatttctccgtccatagccttccaaatgaacatttcacggatcttttcacgggttttgaagatacctaaatgcccccctaattgggtctcatgatagtacttgaagatcatgggcacgagaacagctggaaccacaactttcatcttattatcatgcctcgacgagcaacataaaacaccattcctcagtacataagggacaacgtgttccccagaagaaagggtttccattatcggagacagcgtcggatcttcacgttgatatttttcaatatccctaaagagcatgggagcatctgttagaatggcattgacctcaggtagtatggactcgggaggtgaagaacgatcaacctgttcaggggtctctacctcattagaaaacatacggcttagtccgtctgccacaacattttcagtacctcttatatgcctaacgtcaaattggaaggcagaaattcggatagcccaccaggctatacgacccgtacgacgcggcctacctaagacccaacttaaggcttggttatcagtttccaagtcgaacttgacatgttccagataaaggcggaacttttctagcgcaaacaagacagccaaaccctcaagttcatagatggaatacttggcttcttgagccgaaagagtcctagatgcataggcgatgagtcgcctccctagttcggtctcttgaagaaggaccgcagccactgccgacgacgacgcgtcggtttggacgatgaatttcatggagaaatcgggcatggcaagaacaggggcattacacagagctaatttaagatcttcagaagcggcttgttgagaaagtccccactcaaattttatgcctttccaacgaagtaagttcaagggcgccgctctattggcgaaatttggaataaatttcctgaagaaattcaccataccaatgaacctagcaatacctttgatgtccttgggaggcttgaaatcacggatggcctgtgttctagagtgatcgactgcgacaccaccGGGCGACACAATATACCCCAGAaacgacatggagggcttagcgaatgcaaccttggacaacttcaccgttaaccctgccttacgaaggcggcttaggacctctttcagatgatcaaggtgttcttcaaaggtctcagaaaatacgacgacatcatccagataatgatacaagtactcaaattttatgtcggagaagaccctgtctagcagtctcgtaagcacagccgctcccgtggggagcacgaaaggtacgcggttgtattcatacaaattcccatcagtggcaaacgctgtcaggtgtttggatgcatctgctaacggtatctggttataagcctgattgaggtccaagatggtgaagaacttagctttacgaaaccaggaaaagcaagaatgaaggtcgggaaggggcacagattgtaacagtaCCTTCCGATTGAGAGTCCTATAATCAATcgcaggcctgaagccaccttaggttttcgggactagaaaaataggcgaagaatgcgccaacttagagggccgaataataccatccttgagcatctgatctatgatttccttcaaagatttcattttaggaggagacagcctataaggtagaaaacggacaggaatcgaatccgtaacctcaatcttgtattcaataaggtcagtaacaccaagagtatcagagaacacctctggaaaagactgacacaacttacgaatactatcagcctcaggtagatgtctaagatctaacaacatctcctcctggggaggcgaaacagatgaacaggacgcagaactacatttcaataaggggattttaaaattcgaagcaaatttgaacgtgcacgacttgctctgaaggtcgagcactagaccggtgtgggacatgaaatcagctcccaatataatggggcgagacaagtgcttagccacaaacagttttattttccaagtgaacttCGAAATGCGGATtttagcatacagaaaacctaaaatatctaatggggatgagttggccgaaacatattgaaccgaagtcgaacaaaaatcaggaagattaaaaacagttttcaatttggagtacctcCTCGATTCTCGGCTAGGCAagatattttatccttcattgattagttcctatggttcggggactgggtatgtgaaataaatagcaatgaagagtgtgacatatttttaacattttaacattttattgaaaccatttcttttacgacgcatcgagttgtgtaataatttaaacagaaaggaaaatataccggtaatggcataaagatactggtatatgtgtgcatgtatTTGAAAAGGGACTCGatctcgggttaagtctccttctggactatcgatactttgatataagtatggtaacaaatagatcgtttTCATGAAAaagatcattcaagaccagccacaatattatcaaACCTGAAGGCACATATAGAGGATGAAACAGAACTCCATCGACAAACTTTCCGAAATTGTTCAGggaaccttctgtgtatattggtagaaggtacccgtggtctccggtggctcgttatagagtgtAACCGGTAATTAAATATGAtgtattcggttttattaccgcaaacaaccttatttctgtgaaaGTACCTTCAGAACagagaaaaagcctgcaatattcaataaccaaaacgtacaacacaaaacacagagtagcaaacctgtaatatgtaataaccaaaacgttcgttcgtaatctgtttttcctccagggtcggtttttcctcggactcagcgagggatcccacctctaccgcctcaagggcagtgtcctggagcgtcagactctgaatctagggatacaactggggaggatgagcagtacctcgcccaggcggcctctccagctatgctgaacaggggccttgtgggggatgggaagtttggaagggatagacaaagaagagggaaggaagcggccgtggccttgtgttaggtaccaacccggcatttccctggaggagaagtggcaaaccacggaaaaccacttccaggatggctgaggagggaatcgaacccctctctactcagctgatctcccgaggctgagtggacccggttccagccctcgtaccacttttcaaattttgtggcagagccgggaatcgaatcacactaaccactacaccacagaggcggataaccaaaatgtacaacacaaaacacagagtaatgagATAACCCTCTGTCAAAACTTGTACATTTtaatcacagtgtgttcaatatgttctgtcttctgttttaaaggtaacaattccatgtcgttggcttccagcacgttaaagaactcctgtgggacataattcccacaccccggcgtcCGTCAAGAACTaacatttaggacggacgtaaaacaaataacattattatgagtactattttcagagcaatacagatacaaagctaactgatgtgatgacatggccacgaggtaatcaggtttgtttacattatgattggtttatattgcatgtgttcaagtggaagagattttattatctattggttattttgtatattcagtaatGTTACAGTTACTTCaattagcgatttggttgtttctgcaagaacaggcgtgtgtttggtagccaaactccgattgcaaaactaaaacaaacaaaaatatttgaagagaagattcgaaccaccacaaaacgtagcgtAGGATAATACCCAACGACGCTATTTAGCCAACTCACCCACGCaaacagctcgagttcaatgtttactaatcatttctgtttctaccatattcgtcctggctgaggtccaattggagcgtgcctcgagatgcatcgagataatgacgtcaggctcgagtatctcaaacgggagttatgcccatccctaccaagaccgactccaatcctcagtccttaatgctactctcgatcgttcaatgATGGCGAATCGAGTAACCGAAATTGTTaaaaatctgggtttgttttggtttgttgttatggtatgtagtctgtgtaattttatgaaagttgacgataaatgttatttatgttatgttatgttattttctttgtgcgagtgtatttatatgagtcagtggacacatacgatcagcaattatacgcagtaatgtgagaatatgcttgttttgatcgtgtttttacccagaacatgagtgcactaggtgaaccaggttttagtctaactatggcaatgcatctcatacaactattcttaagtttcctacggaatagaacattaagatagaaatggattaggaatatacatcgtgattattttgaagtccgcctctgtggtgtaatggttagcgtgattagctgccacccccggaggcccgggttcgaatcccggctctgccacgaaatttgaaaagtggtatgagggctggaacggggtccactcagcctcgggaggtcaattgagtagaggtgggttcgattttcccctcagccggtagaggtgggatccctcgctgagtccaagggagaagccgaacctggagggtaaacagattattattattattattattattattattattattattattattattattattttgaaatccaCGACAAAactttgagaataagtctgaggttatggAACCCATTTCTCTAcatccaaactattcgtgttcctcgaaaaatttaatttagatgaaatataatttatattgtgTTGTTCCGTCAgagtctatgtgcttcaaagtgtcgagtgatttagatgcaagtttatttttcaataatctgtgctttgcctgcggaaatgtttggctggatcttggagtataacaaaacttataagtgtgacagttggagcaatctgtatactgttactgttacacagaagaaataatgacttagagggattagctgggtttgtaacgtagggttttacactggcaacaaccttccgattcatgttgtggttatctgttatcaagcagactgcgccgaactgaaactcgtgcatgtggttaaatatcaatatttagtcaatagagtttttgcactcatgttctttaatggctaaaaacctattatatctttagtgtctgaacgtttcattactaatgcccgagtgcaccaagctcggtaattatcagcctttacgaaaccgtggtaaaacttttaccgtggtattgtcgtaaaagcagtgcaccattactatcgcccggtttcgttaccgcggtttcttgacgctcgattttctcgctattattcccctcggaagaaattcgaagtagtattcaggaagcagtgatcatttcgacagtcacttgtctttagtttatccagccggcagtgatcgtttcgacagtcacttgtccatcgtgtttacattttgtgacagcgcatTCAAGTTATCAgctccttaaaatggaaaataaagtAATGAAACGCCCTAGAAATCCTAATTTCAGTCCTCATGAAAATTTCGTCCTGTTGGATTTGGCTGAAAAATATAAGGCAgtcattgaaaataaaaagacGGATGGCGTGACAATAAAAGAAAAGGAGAAAGCTTGGTTAAGGATCAGTCAAGAATTTAGTTGTGTGCCAGGTAAGTAAATATAAAAAGCAATTTGATAGACTTTATCTGTCCTTGGGAGGGAAAGTACACTATGCCGCTAGAGAAATATTTGTGAGGAGAGTTTCTCTGGTAGTTGCGCTTTTGCATTGAAGTTCTATTGCAATTATTTTGTGGATAGCTAGGTTAGtgtacatttgccagtgtgaaaatttaatgccatagtatttttttaaattcctgaaAATGGGCGGAAGTGGATTTATAATGTTCTATACCTCTGAAAAAGTAACTTAGAAGTGACTTGATGAGTATTACTTCCAAAATAAAGCTTTCATTCGTATCGGTTAGCTCCATCTTTATTTTCGTTGTTAATCCTTTTTTCATCCTAATGGcgatggtagtaataataataataatatatgcaagCATTAAAATTAACTTAGCAAGAATGTGAATTTTATCTGTATTAGAAATACCTAGTGTAGTGAGAAACACGACTTTACATACTCTTGCTACCGGTTTATTCACTATAAGTTTGCATGTCAGAGAACTGGCTTTTGATTTAAACTACCTGCTCCTAGAATGTGAAATCTGTGGTCGAACGAATAAAATGCCTTTCGGTATCATTATTTTTTATGTTGGGCATACCAGTAATATGAACAGAATATTTCCAACCTTTCTGTTCCCTTATTTTTTGTGGTAATGCATCCTGCAGAATCATGGTGATTTCATTGCTCTGTACTTTACATTCTGGCCCATTTTATCTGTGTAAGATTTCCCGGCTGCATAGCTTGCATTGGGCTTGTTACTTACCCACTGACTTGGATTCAAGACACGTTTCCTTCCTTGCTGACTGATTACTGTTGTGATTGTATGTAATCTTTCCAGTTGTGGCTTCATTGCCTGCTGTACTATTCACAACCTAATGGGATTATCCAAAATACTGTCAGCAGTGCGACAGGTCTGTGTAGGGACCAGTATCTGACTCCATTCTGGAACTCTTCATAAAGAAAAGCCTCATAATTTTTATCATTTTCAGAGTCATGAGGTTCACTGCAGCTTAATAGTAAATAATCATTCAATATCTTGCTCTCTGAAGTGGAATACAAAGGCTGCTTTGATATTGCATACTGCTGTGGTGTAATGAAGCACAAGTGTTATAATCTACTGAAGTAATTTTGCTTCGTATGTCAGTATGCTCACATGTGGTTATGGGTGATGTATGTGCAACTCCAACAAATGGTAAGCTCTGTAAGAGTACATATGACATACTTGTTCTgctataataaatttaaaaaaaactaatgGGGATCTGCTGATCACACAAATGGAGAAACTTACTGTAAATTCTTATAGATTTCACCATGGTAAGATTGCATTGACCTCATGCCAGTTTAACCTTATTGCTTATCTGGACAAGTGTTATGATTTCTATTGTCAAAAATATCCTTAATAACTTTTTTCCTCCAGAGAGCACGCCCTCATCACTTCAGTTTCTCCAAATAATTCAATAACTTCATGCTATTAGAACACTGCAGCAAACTGCTAAACAGTCCGAAAGACTCTGCATAACAGCTGTCACACAGTGCTCAATGAGCCATCAACGATGCAGGTTATGTGGGAACCATAAAGCATTTTTAGGACTACATACCACTAGAAAGGGCAAGAATGTGTAGGTTAGCATCATATGTAGTCACTCAGAAAAAGAATGAACGCATAGTACTGTATTCTTTGTAAACTATGAGTTTCATGTTCTGTATTGATGGTATGTATATTATAGAGGCCTAAATATAATATTGAAGGATATTCCTCCTAATAAATACAATTTCAGATTAGTacacattttattatattattacataCATGGTTCTAGTTTCAGCCCTacattttgagccatcttcagccatataacTGTAAGATATCCTAAAAACTAATTAGCTTATGCATAGAATTATTTCTGAAAGTAATATACACTTAAAATCTTGTCACTTTGTTACACTAGTGCATGATGAAAAGAGTCTGTACTTATGTTGTTAACATTAAAATGGCATATAGCCTACTTCAGTATTTTTTGTCAGTTTGTTACATTAGTGCTTGATGAATCTGTGCCTAAATTGATAACATTAAAATAGTTTGCACATGCTTCAATTCTTCCAATGAAGGTCACTTATGGTGTTGAGGTTGATGTTGATTTGTGTAATTCATGTTGTTGATATGTTAGACAGAAACTGTTAACTAATTTgaacttgtattgaataggaggatcaTCCTGCAATGTTATATTTATGGCATTCTATGTTTGTtgcaattatattttattaaagtaATTTTAAATTGTTATTGAAGTATAATTCAGCTCCCAAATAGATACAAATACTCTGGATACCCATAACAAATATTATACTTATAGGTTccgttgtttctgagaaaagtgtacccatGATGATCTTATACAGTACTATGTGCTCAGTATTTTACTGAACAACAACTGTACAGACCCGAGATTGTAATTGCACATACAGTAGTGTACTTTGCCTCTGGGGTTCAGGCATTTGTATATATGGTTTATtatccttttgcaacatgttctatTATATTTTTCTGTACATATTATTCAGGTACCACACCTAGGTCACACACTAACTTAAAAGGTGTGTATGAAAACCTTAAAAGAAGGGCCAGAAGAGCCTCTGCTGATGAAAAGGTAGAAATGTATAAGACAGGGGGTGGACCTAGCGTACCGTCAAAAGTACAGGACATTGATAAAAGGGTGCTTGGGATTATTGCGGAAAGCAGTGTGTGTATTCCAAGCACCCATGACTCGGATGCGGGTTATGCAGAAAACAAAGGTAGGCCTAAATAGGATACTTATATGGTAGTAAACTGATATACTTATATATATCTTGCTTGTAAATTTCATTTAACAATAGCATATAGTAGAtcactttaaaataataaactgtAAATATAACTTCCAGAATCTGATGACAATCTAAAAAGACCTCCCAGTACTTCCAACCCTCTGGACACACTACGAGCTATTGCTAATGTGAGTACAGTATGTTAATATGTTCACCATATATCACAATGCACAAAACTACACACAAGTAACTGCAGACCACAGAAGTACAGACTGTGTTtatgtaataatatatatataattattctgTTTTAGGGGGACTTTGGTGTTGacaatggtgatggtggtgatgatgatgatgatgatgatgatgatgttgatgatgagggTGACAACTTAGGCCAGTGTTCCCATGATTATGGGCAAACTCCACTACATACACCAACAAGACCTTCAAGT is drawn from Anabrus simplex isolate iqAnaSimp1 chromosome 1, ASM4041472v1, whole genome shotgun sequence and contains these coding sequences:
- the LOC137498706 gene encoding myb/SANT-like DNA-binding domain-containing protein 3, with amino-acid sequence MENKVMKRPRNPNFSPHENFVLLDLAEKYKAVIENKKTDGVTIKEKEKAWLRISQEFSCVPGTTPRSHTNLKGVYENLKRRARRASADEKVEMYKTGGGPSVPSKVQDIDKRVLGIIAESSVCIPSTHDSDAGYAENKESDDNLKRPPSTSNPLDTLRAIANGDFGVDNGDGGDDDDDDDDDVDDEGDNLGQCSHDYGQTPLHTPTRPSSGVGLKHQSRKTPGGTKKRKLTATESISSAAEVQREALLLDMALKKEKQKEELEIFKLKKELLKEKIAYWKAKNAEPL